A single Panthera uncia isolate 11264 chromosome E2 unlocalized genomic scaffold, Puncia_PCG_1.0 HiC_scaffold_19, whole genome shotgun sequence DNA region contains:
- the DMWD gene encoding dystrophia myotonica WD repeat-containing protein, whose protein sequence is MAAGGAEGGSGPGAAMGDCAEIKSQFRTREGFYKLLPGDGAARRSGPASAQTPAPPQPPQPPPGPASSSGPGAAGSAPSPPPAGPGPGPALPAVRLSLVRLGEPDGAGAGEPPATPAGLGAGGDRVCFNLGRELYFYPGCCRRGSQRSIDLNKPIDKRIYKGTQPTCHDFNQFTAATETISLLVGFSAGQVQYLDLIKKDTSKLFNEERLIDKTKVTYLKWLPESESLFLASHASGHLYLYNVSHPCASAPPQYSLLKQGEGFAVYAAKSKAPRNPLAKWAVGEGPLNEFAFSPDGRHLACVSQDGCLRIFHFDSMLLRGLMKSYFGGLLCVCWSPDGRYVVTGGEDDLVTVWSFTEGRVVARGHGHKSWVNAVAFDPYTTRAEEAAAAGGGDGERSGEEEEEPEAGGPGSGGGAPLSPLPKAGPITYRFGSAGQDTQFCLWDLTEDVLYPHPPLARTRTLPGTPGATPPAAGSSRGAEPGPGPLPRSLSRSNSLPHPAGSGKAGGPGATAEPGTPFSIGRFATLTLQERRDRGSEKEHKRYHSLGNISRGGGGGGGGGGGGDKPSGPAPRSRLDPAKVLGTALCPRIHEVPLLEPLVCKKIAQERLTVLLFLEDCIITACQEGLICTWARPGKAFTDEEAEAQTGEGSWPRSPSKSVVEGLSSQPSNSPSGTVV, encoded by the exons ATGGCGGCGGGCGGCGCGGAGGGCGGCTCGGGCCCCGGCGCCGCCATGGGGGACTGCGCGGAAATCAAGTCGCAGTTCCGCACCCGCGAGGGCTTCTACAAGCTGCTCCCCGGCGATGGCGCCGCTCGCAGGTCGGGTCCGGCTTCCGCCCAGACCCCGGCGCCGCCCCAGCCGCCGCAGCCCCCGC CcggccctgcctcctcctccgGCCCCGGCGCCGCGGGCTCCGCGCCGTCCCCGCCGCCCGCAGGCCCGGGGCCAGGGCCCGCGCTGCCCGCCGTGCGCCTCAGCCTCGTGCGCCTCGGGGAGCCCGACGGCGCCGGGGCCGGGGAACCGCCCGCCACGCCCGCGGGGCTGGGTGCCGGAGGAGACCGCGTCTGCTTCAACTTGGGCCGCGAGCTGTATTTCTACCCCGGCTGCTGCCGCCGCGGGAGCCAACGG TCCATTGATCTCAACAAGCCAATCGACAAGCGGATCTATAAGGGCACCCAGCCCACCTGCCATGACTTCAACCAGTTCACTGCTGCCACAGAGACCATCTCCCTGCTGGTGGGGTTCTCAGCCGGCCAGGTGCAGTACCTTGATCTCATCAAGAAGGACACCAGCAAGCTATTCAATGAAGAG CGGCTGATCGACAAGACCAAGGTGACCTATCTGAAGTGGCTGCCCGAATCAGAGAGCCTGTTCCTGGCCTCACACGCCAGTGGCCACCTGTACCTGTACAACGTCAGCCACCCTTGCGCCTCGGCCCCGCCGCAGTACAGCCTGCTGAAGCAGGGCGAGGGCTTCGCCGTCTATGCCGCCAAGAGCAAGGCGCCCCGCAACCCGCTGGCCAAGTGGGCGGTGGGCGAGGGCCCCCTCAACGAGTTCGCCTTCTCGCCGGACGGCCGGCACCTGGCCTGCGTCAGCCAGGACGGCTGCCTGCGCATCTTCCACTTCGACTCCATGCTCCTCCGGGGGCTCATGAAGAGCTACTTTGGGGGCCTGCTCTGCGTGTGCTGGAGCCCGGATGGGCGCTACGTCGTGACGGGTGGCGAAGACGACCTGGTCACCGTGTGGTCCTTCACCGAGGGCCGTGTGGTGGCCCGGGGCCACGGCCACAAGTCCTGGGTCAATGCTGTGGCCTTTGACCCCTACACCACGAGGGCCGAGGAGGCAGCCGCGGCCGGCGGCGGCGACGGGGAGCGGAgcggcgaggaggaggaggagcctgaGGCCGGGGGCCCGGGCTCGGGCGGGGGAGCCCCCCTCTCCCCGCTGCCCAAAGCCGGCCCCATCACCTACCGCTTCGGCTCGGCCGGCCAGGACACGCAGTTCTGCCTGTGGGACCTCACCGAAGACGTGCTTTACCCCCACCCGCCCCTGGCCCGCACCCGCACCCTCCCCGGCACGCCCGGCGCCACGCCGCCCGCCGCCGGCAGCTCTCGGGGCGCCGAGCCGGGCCCCGGCCCCCTGCCTCGCTCGCTGTCCCGCTCCAACAGCCTTCCGCACCCGGCGGGCAGCGGCAAGGCGGGCGGCCCCGGCGCGACCGCCGAGCCGGGCACGCCGTTCAGCATCGGCCGCTTTGCCACGCTCACGCTGCAGGAGCGGAGGGACCGGGGgtcagagaaagagcacaagcgctACCACAGCCTGGGCAACATCAgccggggcggcggcgggggcggcggcggcggcggcggcggggacaAGCCCAGCGGCCCGGCCCCGCGCAGCCGGCTGGACCCGGCCAAGGTGCTGGGCACGGCGCTGTGCCCACGCATCCACGAGGTGCCGCTGCTCGAGCCCCTGGTGTGCAAGAAGATCGCCCAGGAGCGGCTCACGGTCCTCCTCTTCCTGGAGGACTGCATCATCACTGCCTGCCAGGAGGGCCTCATCTGTACCTGGGCCCGGCCGGGCAAGGCG